The Sebaldella sp. S0638 genome has a segment encoding these proteins:
- a CDS encoding histidinol-phosphatase HisJ family protein — MLADYHIHSEYSDDSVEPMETIIKSAIGKNISEICFTDHVDYNIKLDHDTFNQMNDEEKVKNKKVLNVDYPNYFREIETLKNKYKDQIIIKKGLEFGIQTHTISRFQSLFDSYDLDFVILSCHQVDNKEFWTYDYQEGKTEDEYNLGYYEEIYKCIHQYNDYSVLGHLDLIQRYNKRIYPFEKSKDIITKILEKIIKENKGIEINTSSFAYKLEDLTPSREILALYHQLGGKIITIGSDAHNAESVGSHIAFIQQELKNIGFRYFCTFDKMKPVFHEL, encoded by the coding sequence GTAAAAATATTTCCGAGATATGTTTTACCGACCATGTTGACTATAACATAAAATTAGACCATGATACCTTTAATCAAATGAATGATGAGGAAAAGGTCAAAAACAAAAAAGTATTAAATGTGGACTATCCCAATTATTTTAGAGAGATAGAAACTCTGAAAAATAAATACAAAGATCAGATCATAATAAAAAAAGGACTGGAATTCGGGATACAGACGCACACAATCAGCAGATTCCAGAGTTTATTTGACAGTTATGATTTAGATTTTGTTATTCTTTCATGTCATCAGGTGGATAATAAGGAATTTTGGACTTATGACTATCAGGAAGGGAAAACAGAAGACGAATATAATTTAGGATATTATGAGGAGATTTACAAATGCATACATCAGTATAATGATTACAGCGTACTGGGACATCTTGACCTGATTCAGAGATATAATAAGAGAATCTATCCTTTTGAAAAATCCAAAGATATTATTACAAAAATTTTAGAAAAGATTATTAAAGAAAATAAGGGAATCGAAATAAATACTTCCAGCTTTGCATATAAACTGGAAGACCTGACACCATCAAGAGAAATTTTAGCACTGTATCATCAGCTGGGCGGAAAAATCATTACTATTGGTTCCGACGCTCATAACGCTGAAAGCGTGGGCAGCCATATTGCTTTTATTCAACAGGAATTAAAGAATATCGGTTTTCGTTACTTTTGTACATTTGACAAAATGAAGCCTGTTTTTCATGAATTATGA
- a CDS encoding alpha/beta hydrolase, which translates to MPLHPKVARDLEKNPIPKNFSPTVEEMRAADWGMPLEQRTKIDKISNEYVKNNTYEIPVRIYEYKDDNKIKPVIIFFHGGGFVRCSVETHDEMCRNLAKYTGWKVIAPEYRLAPEYKFPVPLEDCCRVVEWAAENAERLRINSGETAVCGDSAGGNLAGAAAKRFKNNDKVKITKQILIYPVIDFYSKDAGTKYGSYEKYSWGYGLSSNSMHRYWDFYLKNKDDRDNIYVSLSKDNNLSGLSEAFIICSEYDPLSDEAEYYAKCLERASVRVEFKRYSGLNHAFMHALPGLEECHEIYRNISDFLNRDISKI; encoded by the coding sequence ATGCCACTGCATCCTAAAGTAGCCAGAGATTTGGAAAAAAATCCCATCCCAAAAAACTTTTCTCCCACAGTAGAGGAGATGAGAGCGGCAGACTGGGGTATGCCTCTGGAACAAAGAACAAAAATTGATAAAATAAGTAATGAATATGTGAAAAATAATACTTATGAAATTCCTGTTAGAATTTATGAGTATAAAGATGATAATAAGATAAAACCCGTAATAATATTTTTTCACGGGGGAGGTTTTGTGCGGTGCAGTGTGGAAACACATGATGAAATGTGCAGAAATCTGGCAAAATATACAGGATGGAAAGTAATAGCGCCTGAATACAGACTTGCTCCCGAATATAAGTTTCCTGTTCCTTTGGAGGATTGCTGCAGGGTAGTGGAATGGGCGGCGGAAAATGCAGAAAGACTGCGGATAAATTCAGGTGAAACAGCTGTCTGCGGGGATAGTGCAGGCGGGAATCTTGCCGGTGCGGCAGCAAAAAGATTTAAAAATAACGATAAAGTAAAAATAACAAAGCAGATTTTGATATATCCTGTTATTGATTTTTACAGTAAGGATGCTGGCACAAAATACGGGTCATATGAAAAATACAGTTGGGGTTACGGTCTTTCAAGCAACAGTATGCACAGATACTGGGATTTTTATTTGAAAAATAAAGATGACAGGGATAATATTTATGTTTCTTTAAGTAAAGATAATAATCTGTCCGGGCTTTCCGAGGCATTTATAATCTGTTCGGAATACGACCCTTTAAGTGATGAGGCCGAATATTATGCAAAATGTCTGGAGAGAGCTTCTGTCAGAGTGGAATTCAAAAGATATTCCGGTCTTAATCATGCTTTTATGCATGCGCTTCCGGGCTTAGAAGAGTGCCATGAGATATACAGAAATATATCAGATTTTTTAAACAGAGATATTTCCAAAATCTGA
- a CDS encoding phosphatase, which translates to MRRYELDVHTHTIASGHAYGTITEMARAASEKGLKILGITEHTTGIPGTCDEFYFGNMGVVPRNMFGIELMLGAEINILDYKGTLGLNERYFRHLDVRIAGIHSMCYEYGTMAENTQAIINTIKNPVIDIISHPDDGNCPLDYDEVVQAAKEYHVLLEINNNSLRSSSRKNTFENSVKILELCRKLNIPVLVSSDAHYMTDIANFENVEKVLDSVGFPEELVINSSADKFREFIRVNRERERF; encoded by the coding sequence ATGAGAAGATATGAACTGGATGTGCATACTCATACCATAGCAAGCGGGCATGCTTACGGAACAATAACAGAAATGGCAAGGGCAGCTTCGGAAAAAGGGCTGAAAATACTTGGGATAACAGAGCATACCACAGGAATTCCGGGGACATGTGATGAATTCTACTTTGGCAATATGGGAGTAGTTCCTAGAAATATGTTTGGAATAGAGCTTATGCTTGGTGCAGAGATAAATATTCTCGATTATAAGGGAACTTTGGGACTGAATGAACGGTATTTCAGACATTTGGATGTGCGTATTGCCGGAATTCACAGTATGTGTTATGAATACGGAACTATGGCTGAAAACACTCAGGCAATAATAAATACAATAAAAAATCCTGTAATTGATATAATCAGCCACCCGGATGACGGAAACTGTCCTCTTGATTATGATGAAGTGGTTCAGGCAGCAAAAGAGTATCATGTATTATTGGAGATAAATAATAATTCGCTGAGAAGTAGCAGCCGGAAGAATACATTTGAAAATTCGGTGAAAATATTAGAGTTATGCAGAAAGCTTAATATACCTGTGTTGGTAAGCAGTGATGCACATTATATGACTGATATTGCCAATTTTGAGAATGTGGAAAAGGTTCTGGACAGTGTCGGGTTTCCTGAGGAGTTGGTGATAAACAGTTCGGCAGATAAATTCAGGGAGTTTATAAGGGTAAACAGGGAGAGGGAGAGATTTTAA
- a CDS encoding iron-containing alcohol dehydrogenase gives MKVSRRIYWPAVTLIGPGCVKEIGTDIKDLGLKKALVVTDSVLNKIGVVKKVTDVLDENGVSYAVVDDIQPNPTMKNIHDGLNVYKTENCDFIISIGGGSPQDAGKAIGILSTNGGEIKDYEGIGKSKHKSVPIIAINTTAGTASEVTINYVITNEETHIKMVMIDKNCLASIAVSDPELMTGKPADLTAATGMDALTHAIEAYVSTGAYELTDVLALEAVKLIGESLEDAVKDGNNIEARSKMAYASYIAGMSFNNAGLGYVHSMAHQLGGFYNLPHGVCNAILLPHVEKFNSANTGDKLRKVAEILGENVEGLSVEEANAKAIEAIMKLSEKVGIPKGLRELGVKEEDFKVMAENALKDACAGTNPRDVTLEDTIAIFKEAF, from the coding sequence ATGAAAGTAAGTAGAAGAATTTACTGGCCTGCAGTAACTTTAATAGGGCCCGGATGTGTAAAAGAAATAGGAACGGATATTAAAGATTTAGGATTGAAAAAAGCTCTGGTAGTAACAGATAGTGTTCTTAATAAAATCGGAGTAGTGAAAAAAGTAACTGATGTACTGGATGAAAACGGGGTAAGTTATGCTGTGGTGGATGACATACAGCCCAATCCTACAATGAAGAATATCCATGACGGTCTGAATGTTTATAAGACTGAAAACTGTGATTTTATCATATCTATAGGGGGAGGTTCTCCGCAGGATGCCGGGAAAGCCATAGGAATATTGTCTACGAACGGCGGCGAAATAAAAGATTATGAAGGAATAGGCAAATCAAAACACAAATCTGTACCTATTATTGCAATTAATACCACTGCAGGAACTGCAAGCGAAGTTACTATAAATTATGTTATAACAAATGAAGAGACACATATAAAGATGGTTATGATTGATAAAAACTGTCTTGCAAGTATAGCTGTAAGTGATCCTGAGCTTATGACAGGAAAACCTGCTGATCTTACTGCGGCTACAGGAATGGATGCACTGACACATGCTATAGAAGCGTATGTTTCTACAGGTGCATACGAACTTACAGATGTGCTTGCACTGGAAGCTGTGAAATTAATCGGGGAATCTCTTGAGGATGCGGTAAAAGACGGCAATAATATAGAGGCAAGATCAAAAATGGCGTACGCTTCTTATATAGCCGGAATGTCATTTAATAATGCGGGGCTTGGATATGTACATTCAATGGCACATCAGCTCGGAGGATTTTATAATCTCCCGCACGGGGTATGTAATGCTATACTTCTTCCTCATGTAGAAAAATTTAATTCTGCGAATACAGGTGACAAATTAAGAAAAGTAGCAGAAATCCTAGGGGAAAATGTAGAGGGTCTGTCTGTGGAAGAAGCTAATGCAAAGGCTATAGAAGCTATAATGAAGTTATCTGAAAAAGTGGGGATACCAAAGGGGCTTAGAGAACTAGGGGTAAAAGAGGAAGATTTCAAAGTAATGGCTGAAAATGCACTAAAAGATGCATGTGCAGGGACAAATCCAAGAGATGTTACTCTTGAGGATACTATAGCAATATTTAAAGAGGCATTTTAA